Within the Indicator indicator isolate 239-I01 chromosome 26, UM_Iind_1.1, whole genome shotgun sequence genome, the region TCTGAAGTACAACAGCTAAATAATATGAAGGGATCTTATTATCCAGTCAAacttcgtttttttttttcagcacatcAGAAAGTTTATTAATGAAACCTGGATGGAGAGACACGGCTCTCCCCTCCACCCTGAGACAATCATGCTGTTGTGGTCCTTCATTGTGTCTGTTTATGGGATAGGAGGATTCCTGGGGAGCCTCTGCTGTGGCTACCTGACTACCAAATACAGGAAGTAAGTGTTTCTTGTAACAGCTCAAAAATGTACAGGGAAGTATCAAGTCTGATTGCAGACAACTGATTTGTTTTGCTAGCACATCCACCACTTTCAAGTAGCAGGTAGCCTTGTATCTTGTTTATCTGCCCTCCCCAGTGAACATACAGCTGTGCTCTGGAAAGGCAGCATTCATCAGCACATCATGGGATCAGTGCCTCTGGGAGTGTCTGGGGACTCCCTGCCCCATGTTCTCTTTGTGACTCTCATATAGGTCTCCCAAGCTTTACacactcccccctccccctccccaaaaaaaaggAGCTGTGTGTCTTGTGTTGTAATACTTTATATACAGTTACTCTAACCACCTGGAAACCCCTGTGTGGAAGACATCCTTAAGAGTCAAAAAAGAACCAGATTCCCATTTAAATACACTAATTTTGGGGCAATGATGTTATAGTAAACGTTCATATCTAATTTAACAGAAGTGTGAAGAGAatagaaaaaaacaattaattcCCTGTAACTTCTCTGTAAAGATGCAGTGCCAAAAATCAGCACCAAAATCTAATCTCCAAGAGACATCTCTGTTTTTGACAAGCTACTACACTGAAAGTCAGTTCCAAACTATCTTTCCCACTGGACGGAGAAAGGATTCCTTACCAGCCTGGTCTGTTCTCAGTGCCTTGTGTGTAACACCACTAATTTCATTTACAGAGAAATTGGCAAACATATCTACTTGGTGTGACCCACTTAAAGATCTTCTCCACAACCCACTGATCCAGAGGCCCCTCATATGGGTCTCAACAAACCATCTTAGCCTGCCTGCAATTGTGTTCTTTCCTCTCAGGTAAGTGCCCCCAAGAAATTTCTTGTGGGACACTGCCTCATCCCACACTCAGGGTCTCCCAAGAATGGAAGCAAGATCAGGCACTTCTACCATGGGTTGCTTAACACATGGTAACCTAACTGCTGAATCACAGCCTTCTAAACACAGGATCTCTGTGAAGCCTTAATGTGGACACAAGGACTCTTGTCTAACAAGCAGCATGGCAAAACAACTGAGTACAAAAGACATCAATTTGAGTCTGAGACATCAAGGCTCTCAACATATGAGCTCACAGTTCACACCAACTGTCTTTAAGAACTCTTTCTTCCATCTCAGTTCACAGCCATTTAGCCAAGAGTGTCTCTGATATGAGCCCTTCTAGCATGGGAGCCACAGGCTCATTCATTCTGGGGAACAACCTGGCATTTTCAGACTTGAcatgaccctgggcagcctgatctgagtgaggtgtccctgctgactgcaggggggttggacaaggtgacctttgagggtcccttccaacccaatgcaatctgtgtaTCTGTGAATCTTATGAGGCACTCTAACAATTTTAAAACCTTGCTGAGAAGCTGGGCCAGTTGATCTCTTTCAGCACTGCAAATTCTGATGAAGTGTTCCAATTGTTCAAATTCTaagttaaaaaatattaatagttTAAAACCTAAAGGATCCTGAAATGCTAAAGAATGACTTAGACTATCCGAAGGCAAAATGATTCCAGCCATGTCTCAAAAGAGCAGGCATGGCTGTACCCTGCTTCCTGTCACTGCTAGCAAGGTTAGTCAGAGGAGTACAAAGAGGTTCTCAAGAGGTGCTCATTTCACACTAAATTATCATgggatattttttaaatgataaCTAATTTTTtacctgtttgtttgtttgtttgtttcagaaaaaaGTGCCAGATGGGCACTAATCTGATCATGCTGGTAGCTGCACTTTTCATGGCCCTCAGTAAACCAGCCAGATCCTTCGAGATGGTTTTGATGGGCCGCTTTCTGTATGGCTTTGGAACAGGTACGTGCTCATGTCACATCCTTGCTGTGCCAGGACTGCCTCCACAGGCACTGCTGTTCTTGGAGGAGGGGGGTAATGCAAATGACATACTGGGCACTTCAGAAAAGCGAAAGACATCATCCCCTTTTGCAAGAAACTGTATTCTAACTAGCAGAGTGAATGGAAGCAATGGAAGAGAGGGTGGAGGCAGAAAGTGATGCTTTTCTAAATGTTGTAACAGCCATTTATCCTCTCTTGTGCTCAAGGTTTTTCTCTCAACATACATCCTCAGTATGTAGGAGAGATTTCACCCAAGAGGCTGCGTGGATTTACCAACTCCACGGTTGCTGTTTTTCTGACACTAGGAAAACTCACAGGACAGGTTATTGGACTACGGTAAATACTCCAATCTTTCTATCAGGTTACACTGAAAGCACTAGAAATCTTTCTGCAACCTTGCCCTCTCACCCGTCACTGACTGAGAAACCCTCTCATTCTCCCCAAAAAAGATCTTAGCTTATGCCAGAAGAAAGGCTTTGATCATATTTGGAGCAAACAAGTAGTTTTAAATATAGCAGACAGAAAACTACTTATAATCTGATTTCTTCTTATTTCCACACCCTTTCTACCAGAGGATGTCCTCTTAAAAATTTACTCTACTCACATGAAATGTCTTAGCAAGGtgttttgattctgtgatcaaagcAGTGCTCAGATGAGTCTCCTCAGCTCTCCAGACAATATCCTGGATCCCAATGATATTTAGAAAGGCTTTCAAAATGCCAAATAATTCCTTTAAAATTGTCAGAAATAGAAATAGCCAAATTTATGAAATTTGCCAAGCTATCAATTCAGGTTTTGGCTCCACTGCACCCTTGAATGGTTTGATCAATCTTCCTCACTCAGAAGAGACTTCCTGAAGGTTCATTCCGTTATTTCAGCATGATTTTGTTTCACATACACTTTCCAGGGAGATTTTAGGAAGCGAAGCTTTGTGGCCATGGTTGTTAGCATCTGTTGGACTTTCAGCATTGGTTCAACTAGTTACCCTCCCATTTTTCCCGGATTCACCATCCTACCTCCTGATACAGAAGGGTAATGAGGAAGCCTGCAGGAAAGGTAGAGTGTCTGCTTTCCTCATCACTTCACTTGACTCTGTACCTTAAAGAGACAGCACCTGTAGAAAACGAgcaagcagggcagagctgtgcagcacagtgcaGTGCCCTGGAGGAACAGAggaggcagctgtagagagccagctGAGGTACCCACAGcaatagagtcacagaatcatagaatcacagaatggtctgagttggatgGCACCTCCAAAagtcctctagtccaaccctctccacagtcagcaggggcatcctcaactagatcaggttgcccagagccctgtcaagcctcatcttgaacatctctggggatggggccccaaccacctccctgggcaatctgtttcagTATTCCTcgaccctcatggtaaagaacttattACATCTGTATGAACCTGGGGCTTCACTCTCTCTGGTTTAATCAGTTAAGACAAGAAAGATGCATAAATAGTAGCATGTCTAACagttcctgctctggtgggaacTACTTTGTCTCTAAAGGAAATGGTTTAGGCAGTTCATGCTTAAATGTTTACTTGGATTATAATGAAGTCAACTCAACATTAGAAAGTTAAGCTAAAATGACAACCAGAAAGACAAAATTCTTCTAGCTGCCTGCTACCCCAGAGCTGACCAGATGGCAGAAGCAAACagcaccaacaccaccacctacAGCAATGGACAGGCAGACTGAAGGTTTTAAGGTAACCACTCACAATGGAGCTACACTGGTAGAATAATTTAGTCTCCCCTTTTTCCCCAACAGCCATcaggaggctctggggggaAGGAGACCATCAAGCAGAAATCGATGACATTATGAAGGAGAAGGCTGCTGCAACGATGAGCACAAAAACCCTGCGTGTCCTGGAAGTCATAAAAGAGAGATCTCTGCgctggcagctttacatcctgaTGGCTCTCATGACCACCTTGCAGCTCTGTGGGATTAATGCAGTTGAGTGCCCTCTTTGCCCCCAGAACAAGAGACAGCTCTAGGCAGTGTTACTAAACCCCTCGGTTAATGTCACTgcaccagctcagcactgcatcaCAACTGCAGCACTTTTGTCACAGGTGCATTTCCTCGCTGTGTTTTTCAGATATACTTCTACTCCTTTGAAGTATTCCACACAGCCAAGTTTGAGGAATACCTGATCCCATATGTGTCCCTAGGAATTGGGTTATGTGAATGCTTATCCTGCATCCTGTGTGTAAGTCTTTTCAGACATGAGCTTGAAGGGAAAAATTTAAATATTCAGCGATTGTACTTTTCCTTACTTATAACTGGGATTGGGGAAGATTTGCATAACCTAAGCCACAGCTTCCTGCCTCTGCAAAACCACATGCAGGATGAAAGGCAGCTCTTTTCCCAAACTATTTGCCTGGCTGGATTTCTTTAGACTCATTTTTACTCAGTCAAATAATTTCTGATGTAGTGGGTGAGGTGTGTAGGCGTATGTGCACAATTCGATAGATACCAGCATGTGAGGAAGGGAAGTGTCTACCAACAGCCTAGGGTTGACTCACAGCTCAgttaatagaatcacagaatggtctgggttggaagggacctccaaagctcaccctgTCCAACcacctgcaatcagcagggacatcctccactagagcaggttgctcagagctttgtccagcctgaccttgaatgtctgcagggatgggcaacctgttgcagtgttccagcactctcatggtaaggaacatccaacctaaatctgctcttctctcatttcaaacccttgcccctcatcctaccactgcaggcctttgggaacagtccctttgcagccttcttgtagccccttcaggcactggaaggctgctgttagctctcaccagagcctcctcttctccgggccaaatacccccagctcccttagcctgtgctcatagcagagctgctccaaccccctgatcatttctgtggacCCAATCCACCAGATCCATGTCGTTCCTGTAATAATGAAGTAGCTTTGAAGAAGCTAATCAAATTCATTAAGAATTAAGAGACTTAAGTTGTATTAATTTCTGGCTATTATTCAGATAAGTCTTCTGTGAAGAACACATGGGGAGGGATTAGTTAATGGGAGAACTGGGATTCATGGCCTGTGGTTTTTCTTCCAGAGCACCCTCATAGACCACTTTGGGAGGAAGGTGCTGCTGTTGGGAGGATACACACTGATGTGTTCTGCGCTGGTGCTCCTCACCATGACCTTGTCCCTGCAGGTAAAGAGGTAGCAGCATTCTGGGCTGctcacccagcaccagcccACCTTTCTGCTCTTGCCTCACAGGATGTGTACAAATGCTTGGCTCATTGGCAGAAAATGCAGAGCTCTGCTATTCTGTCATGTATCTAATGGTTTGCTTTCACTGCTTTCTCACTTCCAGCATCAGTTTTTCTGGATGCATTACTTCAGTGTTATCCTGATCTTCCTATTCGTTGTCTTCTATGGAATTGGACCATGTGAGTATATTGATGGCAATGTTGGGAGGAGATTTTCTGTCATATTGGTTGGTGACACAACTGGCAGAGGAAGAATAGAATAGTCCCACGGTAAAAGATTCTGGGAATtagggagggaaaagcagatgTGTGCAAGTGGGAGATAGGAAAAAGATAGGGGCACCTCAAATTGTATTGCTGATCACAGGATCTAACTAACTTCAAACACAGGATTACCTTCTCCAGAGGGTTTGACACAGAAATTTCAGAACCATTTTTAAAGCACTCAGCTAAAACCAGGATTCTAGTCACTGCCAAGTGTATTACAGTCATCATCTTCACTGATTTTGAGAGTTAAGCCTCATTCCTACCAACATGCTTCAGATGGAACTGGCCACAGGAGCTAAAAGCTGAGCTGGCTTTACAAATTACTGCACTAATAATGGCCACTGGTGCA harbors:
- the LOC128975761 gene encoding solute carrier family 2, facilitated glucose transporter member 11-like, whose product is MATFFSDLVQFRGLFQMILVLGIGGSFPYGFHISVINYPSVHIRKFINETWMERHGSPLHPETIMLLWSFIVSVYGIGGFLGSLCCGYLTTKYRKKKCQMGTNLIMLVAALFMALSKPARSFEMVLMGRFLYGFGTGFSLNIHPQYVGEISPKRLRGFTNSTVAVFLTLGKLTGQVIGLREILGSEALWPWLLASVGLSALVQLVTLPFFPDSPSYLLIQKGNEEACRKAIRRLWGEGDHQAEIDDIMKEKAAATMSTKTLRVLEVIKERSLRWQLYILMALMTTLQLCGINAIYFYSFEVFHTAKFEEYLIPYVSLGIGLCECLSCILCSTLIDHFGRKVLLLGGYTLMCSALVLLTMTLSLQHQFFWMHYFSVILIFLFVVFYGIGPSGATISIMVEIFSQSFRPSAFLIVGCINWMGLFVLGMIFPMIVDNLGPFSFLIFLGFLVLSAIFIYLYLPETKGKSIMEIKAEFNKLNFRKKEISVTENNLPKEQLFCTKL